A genomic region of Granulicella sp. L56 contains the following coding sequences:
- the hisB gene encoding imidazoleglycerol-phosphate dehydratase HisB produces the protein MAKSLSKVRTGTVKRDTTETQIALKLVVDGQGVYKVSTGIRFFDHMLELFTRHGGFDLTLKCTGDLDVDQHHTVEDVGIALGEAFNKALGDKKGIMRAGYFVMAMDETLAVAAVDLSGRVAYVVDDKVKVRLVGDFQSELLADFFDGFARGAKANVHVKTMYGRSNHHKIEAIFKAFARALRGACSRDERMREMLPSTKGLL, from the coding sequence ATGGCTAAGAGTTTGAGCAAGGTTCGAACAGGAACAGTGAAGCGCGATACGACGGAGACGCAGATTGCGCTCAAGCTGGTCGTCGATGGGCAGGGTGTCTATAAGGTTTCGACCGGAATACGCTTCTTCGACCACATGCTGGAGCTGTTTACGCGGCATGGCGGCTTTGACCTGACGCTGAAGTGCACGGGCGATCTGGATGTCGATCAACACCACACCGTCGAAGATGTCGGCATTGCGCTGGGCGAGGCTTTCAATAAGGCTCTCGGCGATAAGAAGGGCATCATGCGCGCCGGATATTTTGTGATGGCGATGGACGAGACGCTCGCGGTTGCCGCTGTAGATTTGAGCGGACGCGTAGCCTATGTCGTCGATGACAAGGTGAAGGTGCGGCTGGTAGGAGATTTCCAGAGCGAGCTGCTGGCCGACTTCTTCGATGGATTCGCTCGCGGAGCCAAGGCGAACGTGCACGTGAAGACGATGTATGGCCGCTCCAATCATCACAAAATTGAGGCTATCTTCAAGGCGTTTGCACGGGCGCTACGCGGAGCTTGTTCGCGTGATGAACGGATGCGGGAGATGCTGCCTAGTACGAAGGGTTTGCTGTGA
- the hisC gene encoding histidinol-phosphate transaminase, translating to MSVTTEVKPRRAVLQMPEYHPPLAGRDALRLDFNENTFAPSPKVIERLREITAEGLTKYPEREPGERIAAKHFGLKPEEVLLTNGVDEAIHMVCCAFLEEGDEAVICTPGFFMYDVSVMMMTQNLRKVQADETLQFPFEKFVAAITERTKLIIVSSPNNPTGAVVSREHLLAIAKAAPHAVLMVDEAYYHFHGETTMGDLSAVPNLLVARTFSKAYGLANLRIGILAGNAALMKYVRKVSSPYNVNGVALDCLTVALADEDYLTWYVEQVRVGRNRMMRELDELGVPYFPSHANFVLMKIGPQHKELVSAMRGHGVLLRDRSADPGCNGFVRITIGIEEHVRVGLAALRSSLEEIGWKPAAEGTTRQSSEGEREFE from the coding sequence ATGAGTGTTACGACCGAAGTAAAACCACGCAGGGCTGTACTGCAGATGCCGGAGTATCACCCTCCGCTGGCGGGGCGTGATGCGCTGCGTCTGGACTTCAACGAGAACACATTCGCGCCTTCTCCCAAGGTGATTGAGCGCCTGCGTGAAATAACAGCGGAAGGGTTGACGAAGTACCCCGAGCGCGAACCCGGCGAGCGAATTGCGGCAAAGCACTTTGGATTGAAGCCCGAGGAAGTATTGCTGACCAATGGTGTGGATGAGGCGATACACATGGTCTGCTGTGCGTTTCTCGAAGAAGGCGACGAGGCAGTGATCTGCACGCCGGGCTTCTTTATGTATGACGTCAGCGTCATGATGATGACCCAGAACCTGCGCAAGGTGCAGGCGGATGAGACGCTGCAATTTCCTTTTGAAAAATTTGTTGCAGCGATTACAGAACGAACGAAGCTGATTATTGTGTCTTCGCCCAATAACCCTACGGGTGCCGTGGTGAGCCGCGAACATCTGCTGGCGATTGCAAAGGCCGCTCCACATGCCGTGTTGATGGTGGATGAGGCGTACTACCACTTTCATGGCGAGACCACAATGGGCGACCTGTCCGCTGTGCCGAATCTGCTGGTGGCACGGACATTTTCAAAGGCTTATGGCCTCGCAAATCTTCGCATCGGAATACTGGCAGGCAATGCCGCGCTGATGAAGTATGTGCGCAAGGTCAGCTCCCCTTACAACGTGAATGGTGTGGCGCTCGATTGCCTGACCGTAGCCTTGGCCGATGAGGACTACCTCACATGGTATGTCGAACAGGTGCGCGTGGGACGCAATCGCATGATGCGCGAATTGGACGAGCTGGGCGTTCCCTACTTCCCCAGCCATGCGAATTTTGTGCTGATGAAGATTGGCCCGCAGCATAAGGAGTTGGTGTCTGCGATGCGCGGTCATGGAGTGCTGCTGCGAGACCGTTCCGCTGATCCCGGCTGCAATGGCTTTGTGCGCATCACCATTGGCATTGAGGAGCATGTGCGGGTGGGACTGGCGGCGCTGCGATCGTCGCTCGAAGAGATTGGATGGAAGCCTGCTGCTGAAGGAACAACGCGGCAGAGCAGCGAAGGCGAAAGGGAGTTTGAGTAA
- the hisF gene encoding imidazole glycerol phosphate synthase subunit HisF — MLTKRIIACLDVRGGRVVKGVQFVDIIDAGDPAELAHRHAAAGADEIVLLDITATHEGRGTLLDTVKRTAATLFVPFTVGGGIRSAEDAAAVFDAGADKVSINSSAIARPELIGEIGGSFGAQAVIVAIDARRGAAGVDDAEVYVSGGRKPTGRKVVDWAREAEQRGAGEILLTSMDTDGMRNGFDCELTAAVSKAVQIPVIASGGAGSATHFADVFGRGKADAALAASIFHFGVTDSRELKAELRQAGVSVRLPC; from the coding sequence ATGCTGACGAAACGAATTATTGCCTGCCTCGATGTACGCGGTGGCCGCGTGGTCAAGGGTGTTCAGTTTGTAGACATCATCGACGCCGGCGATCCGGCGGAACTGGCGCATCGCCATGCTGCGGCAGGGGCCGACGAGATTGTGCTGCTGGACATTACGGCAACGCACGAAGGGCGCGGCACACTGCTCGATACGGTGAAGCGTACAGCAGCTACTTTGTTTGTTCCGTTCACCGTCGGCGGGGGAATTCGCAGCGCGGAAGATGCGGCGGCGGTCTTCGATGCGGGCGCCGATAAGGTGAGCATCAACTCCTCTGCCATCGCGCGGCCCGAGTTGATTGGCGAAATCGGCGGCAGCTTTGGAGCGCAGGCGGTGATTGTAGCGATCGATGCCCGTCGCGGCGCAGCAGGAGTGGATGACGCCGAAGTCTACGTGAGTGGTGGCCGCAAACCTACAGGACGAAAGGTAGTGGATTGGGCTCGTGAAGCCGAGCAGCGCGGCGCAGGCGAGATTCTGCTGACCTCGATGGATACGGACGGAATGCGCAACGGCTTCGATTGCGAATTGACCGCGGCAGTGAGCAAAGCCGTGCAGATTCCAGTGATTGCTTCAGGCGGTGCAGGATCGGCAACTCACTTTGCCGATGTCTTTGGCAGAGGCAAAGCCGACGCGGCATTGGCGGCCAGCATCTTTCATTTTGGTGTTACGGATTCACGCGAGTTGAAGGCAGAGCTGCGACAGGCCGGAGTCTCTGTACGGCTTCCTTGCTGA
- a CDS encoding lactonase family protein, with product MKSSAAATLAASASLASASGGSKNELLLVGTQTTSTSKGIYSYSFDEATGELKQTGLAAAIENPTFMALAPGGNRLFSVSEASDFAGKDGGGITGFNLDRKTGHLTEINAEPTGGPGTCHIAVDHTGRCAFVANYNGGSAASFHVSDDGHLSEAVSFFQYEGHGPNKERQEKPHAHRVTLSPDNRFLLINDLGLDEIHIYKLDAKTAKLTPNEPPAWKSAAGAGPRALSFHPNGKWAYCVTEMTSTVVVLHWNAEAGTLEAIQTVELNPEGYKGETGGCDIIFDRKGRFAYVANRLHDFMASFTISETDGKVTLIERTSCGGKVPRHIALSPNDRWLLVANQVSNNISVFARDAKTGKLADSGKSFDLAAPQCLVFA from the coding sequence ATGAAGAGTTCGGCAGCAGCTACATTGGCAGCGAGTGCTTCACTGGCAAGCGCAAGCGGGGGCAGCAAGAACGAGTTATTGCTGGTGGGAACGCAGACGACAAGCACAAGCAAGGGAATCTACTCGTACTCGTTCGATGAAGCGACAGGTGAGTTGAAGCAGACCGGCCTCGCCGCGGCAATTGAGAATCCTACCTTCATGGCGCTCGCTCCGGGCGGCAATCGCCTGTTCTCCGTCAGCGAGGCGAGCGACTTTGCGGGAAAGGACGGCGGCGGAATTACAGGCTTCAATCTCGATCGCAAGACCGGACATCTCACCGAGATCAATGCGGAGCCTACAGGTGGCCCTGGAACCTGCCATATCGCGGTGGACCACACCGGGCGCTGTGCCTTTGTCGCCAACTACAACGGCGGCAGTGCGGCGAGCTTTCATGTAAGCGACGATGGACATCTGAGCGAGGCAGTCAGCTTCTTTCAGTACGAAGGCCATGGCCCGAACAAAGAGCGGCAGGAGAAGCCCCATGCGCACCGCGTTACGCTATCGCCGGACAACCGGTTTCTGCTGATCAACGATCTTGGTCTGGACGAAATTCATATCTACAAGCTGGATGCAAAGACGGCAAAGCTTACACCGAATGAGCCTCCGGCATGGAAGTCTGCGGCAGGAGCAGGACCACGGGCGCTAAGTTTCCATCCCAACGGCAAATGGGCGTACTGTGTGACGGAGATGACGTCGACGGTCGTTGTTCTGCACTGGAACGCAGAGGCGGGGACGCTGGAGGCAATTCAGACAGTCGAGCTGAATCCCGAGGGATACAAGGGCGAGACCGGTGGGTGCGACATTATCTTCGACCGCAAGGGGCGCTTTGCCTATGTGGCGAACCGTCTCCACGACTTTATGGCTTCGTTCACCATCTCGGAGACGGATGGCAAGGTGACCTTGATAGAACGGACCTCATGTGGCGGGAAGGTTCCACGTCATATTGCGCTGAGCCCGAACGACCGCTGGCTACTGGTGGCGAACCAGGTTTCAAACAACATCTCCGTCTTCGCGCGCGATGCAAA
- a CDS encoding HisA/HisF-related TIM barrel protein — protein MLIPSIDLMGGRIVQLVQGEKLKLAFDDFDYWIERFSKYPVVQLIDLDAAMRQGNNRELIEMICKRLPCQVGGGLKTAADGQALLDAGAKRVIYGSSLFGASGVNKEFAAGLKKSLGEDALVFSVDTKGGKVAVKGWKDSVDLTPEEAVTWLEDYCAAFLYTHVDIEGTMTGFPMDVAAVLRATTGRQLIVAGGIKERAEVDALDAMGVDAVAGMAVYSGAMEA, from the coding sequence ATGTTGATACCTTCGATTGATTTAATGGGTGGCCGCATTGTGCAGTTGGTGCAGGGCGAGAAGCTGAAGCTGGCCTTCGATGATTTTGATTACTGGATTGAGCGGTTCTCGAAGTATCCCGTGGTGCAGTTGATCGATCTCGATGCAGCAATGCGGCAAGGAAATAATCGTGAACTGATTGAGATGATCTGCAAGCGGCTGCCTTGCCAGGTGGGTGGCGGTTTGAAGACTGCTGCAGACGGACAGGCGTTGCTCGACGCTGGCGCGAAGCGCGTGATCTATGGTTCGAGTCTGTTTGGAGCCTCAGGCGTGAATAAAGAATTCGCCGCAGGATTGAAGAAATCGCTGGGCGAAGATGCACTCGTCTTCAGCGTGGACACCAAAGGCGGCAAGGTCGCGGTGAAGGGCTGGAAGGATTCGGTCGACCTGACTCCTGAAGAGGCAGTGACGTGGTTGGAAGATTATTGTGCCGCGTTCCTCTACACGCATGTCGATATAGAAGGAACGATGACAGGCTTCCCGATGGACGTTGCAGCCGTACTGCGAGCGACGACGGGACGCCAGCTCATCGTTGCCGGTGGAATCAAAGAACGCGCCGAAGTAGATGCTCTGGATGCGATGGGCGTCGATGCCGTAGCCGGCATGGCGGTGTACTCGGGCGCGATGGAAGCATAG
- the hisH gene encoding imidazole glycerol phosphate synthase subunit HisH, which translates to MIAVIDYRAGNLTSVVKALKYLGAETQVTQDPEVVRTASKIVLPGVGHFQATQLLTDLWLTEAVRESVKTGAWFLGVCVGLQWLFEGSTEAPDVGGLGHFTGMCERFPASFEGAELKSPHVGWNSLEGLRQDSKLLRGVQNGGFVYYTHSWRASVVNATAAVTEYGGSFTGVVEQENVMGVQFHPEKSSTVGLQVLKNFVEL; encoded by the coding sequence ATGATTGCCGTTATCGACTATAGAGCCGGAAACCTTACCAGCGTCGTAAAGGCGCTGAAGTATCTTGGCGCTGAAACGCAGGTAACTCAAGACCCGGAAGTAGTACGTACAGCTTCCAAGATCGTCCTGCCCGGAGTGGGTCACTTTCAGGCTACCCAGTTGTTAACCGATCTTTGGCTAACTGAGGCAGTGCGCGAAAGCGTGAAAACGGGCGCTTGGTTTCTGGGAGTTTGCGTCGGGCTGCAATGGCTGTTTGAAGGCTCCACCGAGGCGCCCGATGTAGGCGGACTGGGGCACTTCACGGGAATGTGCGAGCGCTTTCCCGCATCTTTTGAAGGTGCGGAGTTAAAGTCGCCGCATGTGGGCTGGAACTCGCTCGAAGGCCTGCGCCAGGATTCGAAGCTGCTGCGCGGCGTGCAAAACGGCGGCTTTGTTTACTACACCCACTCCTGGCGTGCTTCGGTGGTAAATGCAACTGCTGCGGTTACAGAATACGGTGGGTCGTTTACGGGAGTCGTCGAGCAGGAAAATGTGATGGGTGTGCAGTTTCATCCGGAGAAGTCGAGCACCGTGGGCTTACAGGTCTTGAAGAACTTTGTGGAGTTATAA
- a CDS encoding biotin/lipoyl-containing protein, translating into MPFIYELKIAAEKPSYTFVQQLVPAGSLVGTGQAVCTVTDGAMEFHVPAPKQGLLVEWFVEHGAVIENMDSLARIVCEGDEVAVPAAVPARLG; encoded by the coding sequence ATGCCCTTTATATATGAGCTAAAGATCGCAGCCGAGAAGCCTTCCTACACCTTCGTCCAACAATTAGTACCCGCCGGATCGCTCGTGGGAACGGGACAGGCGGTCTGCACTGTGACCGATGGAGCGATGGAGTTCCATGTGCCTGCGCCCAAACAGGGGCTGTTGGTGGAGTGGTTCGTCGAACATGGAGCTGTGATCGAGAACATGGATTCGCTGGCCCGGATTGTCTGCGAAGGCGATGAAGTTGCAGTCCCAGCGGCTGTTCCGGCAAGGTTGGGATAG